From a single Lolium rigidum isolate FL_2022 chromosome 7, APGP_CSIRO_Lrig_0.1, whole genome shotgun sequence genomic region:
- the LOC124673516 gene encoding peroxidase 2-like — MANTLAIVILFASLGAVASQAPAAAPTESFQGSSPSDISSPPAAAPSDTFGSSAPGPSPEGSAPSTSTPPSAISPTSPQTAGPKLRVGFYRRSCPRAEKIVRAAVWKALSKSPVIGAGLIRLHFHDCFVQGCDASVLLDPTASNPQPEKLSPPNFPSLRGFEVIDAAKEALEKVCPGKVSCADIIAFASRDASSILSRGRISFRMPAGRLDGRVSLSSEALQFLPPPFFNLSQLIGSFKAKNLDVDDLVVLSGAHTIGVSHCSSFTDRLPPNPSNMNLAFTTMLQRKCPASPNITNDPTVVQDIVTPNRLDTRYYTNLLKHNVLFNSDAALLTSRRTTRKVLQNAFIARRWERKFATAMVKMAAIEIKTAANGEIRNMCRVVNN, encoded by the exons ATGGCAAATACCCTTGCGATTGTGATCTTATTTGCGTCGCTCGGCGCCGTGGCTTCTCAAGCTCCCGCCGCCGCACCAACAGAGAGCTTTCAAGGTTCTTCTCCAAGCGACATTAGttcaccgccggccgccgccccgagCGACACTTTCGGTAGCTCGGCTCCGGGACCGAGCCCAGAGGGTTCTGCTCCGAGCACGAGTACGCCTCCTAGCGCAATAAGCCCAACCTCTCCTCAGACGGCAGGGCCAAAGCTCAGAGTCGGCTTCTACAGGCGCTCCTGCCCCCGGGCAGAAAAGATCGTCAGGGCGGCCGTGTGGAAGGCCTTGTCCAAGAGCCCCGTCATCGGCGCAGGATTAATTCGGCTGcacttccacgactgcttcgtccAG GGTTGCGATGCTTCTGTCCTTCTCGACCCGACGGCGTCCAACCCACAGCCGGAAAAGCTCAGCCCTCCCAACTTCCCAAGCCTGCGCGGTTTCGAAGTGATCGACGCGGCCAAGGAGGCTCTCGAGAAGGTCTGCCCTGGCAAGGTCTCTTGCGCGGACATCATCGCCTTCGCCTCCAGAGACGCATCCTCAATCCTCAGCCGCGGGAGGATCAGCTTCAGGATGCCGGCGGGGCGCCTGGACGGGCGCGTGTCACTCTCCAGCGAGGCACTCCAGTTCCTTCCCCCGCCATTCTTCAACCTCTCGCAGCTCATCGGAAGCTTCAAGGCTAAGAACCTCGATGTAGACGATCTCGTGGTTCTCTCCGGTGCTCACACTATCGGGGTGTCGCACTGCTCGTCCTTCACCGACCGCCTCCCCCCGAATCCCTCTAACATGAACCTGGCCTTCACCACCATGTTGCAGAGAAAGTGCCCCGCGAGCCCCAACATCACCAACGACCCCACCGTGGTTCAAGACATTGTGACGCCCAACCGGCTGGACACACGGTACTACACCAATCTGCTTAAGCACAACGTGCTCTTCAACTCCGACGCGGCGTTGCTGACATCACGCCGGACGACGAGGAAGGTGCTGCAGAATGCGTTCATCGCCCGGAGGTGGGAGAGGAAGTTCGCCACAGCGATGGTAAAGATGGCTGCCATCGAGATCAAGACAGCAGCCAACGGGGAGATCAGGAACATGTGCAGGGTCGTCAACAATTAG